A single genomic interval of Spirosoma linguale DSM 74 harbors:
- a CDS encoding chromosomal replication initiator protein DnaA (KEGG: gur:Gura_0001 chromosomal replication initiation protein~TIGRFAM: chromosomal replication initiator protein DnaA~PFAM: Chromosomal replication initiator DnaA; Chromosomal replication initiator DnaA domain~SMART: Chromosomal replication initiator DnaA domain; AAA ATPase): MQREVTTVWNRCLNVIREIVPEQSFNTWFEPIVPLRLNGHVLTIQVPSEFFYEWLEENFVHALRKALDTAIGRDGQLEYSIIVDKGNEQNRPLTVNVPTTKSTQTSKPDNVNPDILKSPFQLKDLDSLTLDSYLNPSYTFDNYVEGDCNRLARSAGYAVAERPGVTSFNPLMIYGGVGLGKTHLVQAIGNFIKNNNQGKFVLYVTSEKFTNQFLNAVRSDGIRDFTSFYMQVDVLVIDDVQFLQKKEKTQEIFFHIFNHLHQSGKQIIMTSDRAPRALDGLEDRLLSRFKWGLSADLQTPDLETRIAIIQKKLQAEGIYIDDTVIEYLAHSVNTNVRELEGVIVSLMAQASLNRREIDLELAKQTLRNIVVDSDREVTIDSVQEAVASFFNVTIADLKAKSRKRELVHPRQIAMYLAKEKTDLSLKSIGYHFGGRDHSTVIHAVQTVSDLVAKHAETRDIIEKLKGQFK, translated from the coding sequence ATGCAGCGTGAAGTAACGACGGTGTGGAATCGCTGTCTGAATGTCATACGGGAGATTGTCCCCGAACAAAGTTTTAATACGTGGTTCGAGCCAATTGTTCCCCTGCGGCTAAATGGTCATGTCCTGACCATTCAGGTTCCGAGTGAGTTTTTCTACGAATGGCTGGAGGAAAACTTTGTACACGCTCTGCGTAAAGCCCTCGACACGGCTATTGGACGCGATGGACAGCTCGAATACTCCATCATTGTCGATAAAGGCAACGAGCAGAATCGGCCGCTTACGGTCAATGTGCCCACCACCAAATCGACGCAAACTTCCAAGCCGGATAATGTCAATCCCGATATTCTGAAGAGCCCGTTTCAGCTCAAAGACCTCGATTCGCTAACGCTGGACTCGTACCTGAACCCAAGCTATACTTTCGACAATTATGTGGAAGGAGACTGCAACCGGCTGGCGAGATCGGCCGGTTATGCTGTTGCCGAGCGACCGGGCGTAACCTCCTTTAACCCGCTCATGATCTATGGCGGAGTGGGGCTGGGCAAAACCCACCTGGTGCAGGCCATCGGTAACTTTATCAAGAACAACAACCAGGGCAAGTTTGTCTTGTATGTTACGTCGGAGAAGTTTACGAACCAGTTTCTGAACGCCGTTCGTTCGGATGGTATTCGCGACTTTACGTCGTTTTACATGCAGGTCGATGTGCTGGTGATCGACGATGTGCAGTTTTTGCAGAAGAAAGAGAAAACGCAGGAGATCTTCTTCCACATCTTTAACCACCTCCACCAGTCCGGAAAGCAGATTATCATGACCTCCGACCGGGCGCCGAGGGCACTGGACGGGCTGGAAGATCGCTTGTTGTCGCGCTTTAAATGGGGGTTGTCAGCCGATTTGCAAACGCCCGACCTTGAGACCCGTATTGCCATTATCCAGAAAAAGCTCCAGGCCGAAGGTATTTATATCGATGATACCGTGATCGAGTACCTGGCGCACAGTGTCAACACAAACGTTCGGGAACTGGAGGGCGTCATTGTGTCGCTGATGGCACAGGCATCACTCAACCGGCGGGAAATCGACCTTGAACTGGCCAAGCAAACCCTGCGCAACATCGTTGTCGACTCCGACCGGGAAGTTACGATTGACTCGGTTCAGGAAGCCGTTGCCAGCTTTTTCAACGTAACCATTGCCGACCTGAAAGCGAAAAGCCGCAAGCGTGAACTGGTTCACCCCCGGCAGATTGCCATGTACCTGGCCAAAGAGAAAACCGATCTGTCGCTGAAATCCATTGGCTACCATTTTGGCGGGCGTGACCACAGCACCGTCATTCATGCCGTACAAACGGTAAGTGATCTGGTCGCCAAACACGCCGAAACCCGCGATATTATCGAGAAACTGAAGGGTCAGTTCAAATAG
- a CDS encoding polymorphic outer membrane protein (KEGG: dol:Dole_1790 polymorphic membrane protein Chlamydia~TIGRFAM: polymorphic outer membrane protein~PFAM: Polymorphic membrane protein Chlamydia~SMART: Immunoglobulin subtype), which yields MVKTSTLLNKALLCRLLATCLWLLTPVYLWGQTVYVTPAGAGQQTGADWANALPGSALQAQLASASAGTVFRLAGGLYKPTMTSDRSISFSIPSGVQVYGGYVGSGSTPDQRVDFATSDQPSSTTLSGDIDNDNQLDADNTNNVVRFSKVNEQTRLDGVVVAGGYANQPLANPELFNSFIGGGGIYNDAYRGTSSPTLENCSLSGNYSSGKGGGLFNDNRSGSANLKLLNTDFINNSAALGGAIYQYVSSPSGDFIPFFTNCRFVGNSAGSGGAVYTDVTIEFSGSPTLTSTYINCSFVGNTATSRGGAMYNDARGTTSLQTLSTLINCTLSDNTAPVGGAFLNTATPLFTRFVLVVSQVNLTNCILWNNGGTNAVVNETYSPPSGVTSGGQGRTVSTTSVLEAGVVLTSGSANQFITVSPFVSEGSLQLSPCSPAVNTGLNSAYTSANGPATDLAGNPRLFPAGGTIDAGAYELQQTSATPIAITQQPVSQSSVQAGATVVVTVGLSGPATSYAWYKDGVLVTGQESATLTLTNVQPIQSGSYQLVAVTPCNSVTSSGFSLVVTPMVSNPLVSSLTATILSLCAGSQTQLTAQASGGTATYTYSWYFTGDAILSNAVNNTIQLRANTAQVLSVSVVVTDATGATSSASLAITINSLPNASFTGLPASLCQEAAPVNLTASTPGGSFAGVGVEGSTFYPGRIQAGGPYTITYSVTSQGCSSTSTQSISVLSAPAAPSLVTLNGQLYAGNQSRAEVPQYSGTVTLVSSGCSGGTIS from the coding sequence ATGGTGAAGACGTCTACTTTACTCAACAAGGCACTTTTATGTCGTCTGCTGGCTACTTGTCTATGGCTACTAACTCCGGTGTATCTATGGGGGCAAACTGTTTACGTTACCCCCGCCGGAGCGGGGCAGCAAACCGGTGCCGACTGGGCCAATGCGTTACCGGGTTCAGCCTTACAGGCTCAGTTGGCCAGCGCATCGGCGGGTACCGTATTTCGCCTGGCCGGAGGCCTGTATAAACCCACAATGACGAGTGATCGCTCTATCTCGTTTAGTATTCCCTCGGGTGTACAGGTGTACGGGGGCTATGTGGGCAGCGGTTCCACCCCCGATCAGCGGGTCGACTTCGCCACCAGCGATCAGCCCAGCAGTACCACCCTTTCTGGTGATATCGACAACGACAATCAACTCGATGCCGACAATACCAACAATGTGGTTCGGTTTAGTAAGGTTAATGAGCAGACTCGCCTGGACGGGGTTGTTGTTGCAGGAGGGTATGCTAACCAGCCGTTAGCGAATCCAGAACTGTTCAACTCATTCATTGGTGGGGGAGGTATTTATAATGATGCTTATCGTGGTACCAGCAGCCCGACTCTTGAAAACTGTTCGCTGAGTGGTAATTACAGTTCCGGTAAGGGAGGAGGACTATTCAATGATAACCGATCTGGTTCAGCCAATCTTAAATTGCTCAATACGGATTTTATCAACAATTCAGCCGCTCTTGGCGGGGCTATCTACCAGTATGTTAGTTCGCCAAGTGGCGATTTTATTCCCTTCTTTACCAACTGTCGTTTCGTGGGCAATTCGGCCGGATCGGGTGGGGCCGTCTACACGGATGTTACCATTGAGTTCAGCGGTTCTCCAACGCTTACTTCTACGTACATCAATTGCAGCTTTGTCGGGAATACGGCTACGAGCCGGGGGGGCGCCATGTACAACGATGCCCGGGGAACAACGTCTCTCCAGACTCTGTCTACCTTAATCAACTGTACGCTGAGCGACAATACTGCCCCTGTGGGGGGCGCATTTCTGAATACCGCAACGCCACTTTTCACCCGGTTTGTTCTTGTCGTAAGCCAGGTTAACCTAACCAATTGTATCCTTTGGAACAACGGTGGCACGAATGCTGTCGTTAACGAAACGTACAGCCCGCCATCTGGCGTAACCAGTGGTGGCCAGGGACGTACTGTGTCAACAACTAGTGTTCTGGAAGCAGGTGTTGTGCTTACCAGCGGCAGTGCCAACCAATTTATTACTGTTTCACCCTTCGTGAGTGAGGGAAGCCTGCAACTGTCTCCTTGTTCACCAGCGGTCAATACAGGCCTGAACTCAGCTTACACCAGTGCAAATGGTCCGGCTACTGATCTGGCGGGTAATCCCCGCCTGTTTCCTGCCGGGGGTACGATTGATGCTGGTGCCTACGAATTGCAGCAGACCAGCGCAACACCAATTGCAATCACCCAGCAGCCAGTGAGTCAGTCCAGCGTGCAGGCCGGGGCTACCGTGGTGGTAACAGTAGGGCTAAGCGGCCCGGCTACGAGCTATGCCTGGTATAAAGATGGTGTGCTGGTAACAGGTCAGGAATCTGCTACGCTTACGCTGACAAATGTGCAGCCTATTCAGTCGGGTTCGTATCAGTTGGTGGCCGTAACCCCATGCAACAGTGTAACGTCGAGTGGATTTAGCTTAGTTGTGACGCCGATGGTGTCTAATCCGCTTGTAAGTTCATTGACTGCCACAATATTGAGTCTATGTGCTGGTAGCCAGACGCAGCTTACAGCACAAGCCAGCGGAGGCACAGCGACTTACACCTATTCGTGGTATTTCACTGGTGATGCTATTCTAAGTAACGCTGTTAACAATACCATTCAACTTCGGGCGAACACGGCTCAGGTGCTTTCGGTAAGCGTAGTAGTTACCGATGCGACGGGGGCGACCAGTAGCGCGAGCCTGGCCATTACCATAAACAGCCTTCCCAATGCTTCGTTTACCGGCTTACCCGCCAGCCTATGTCAGGAGGCTGCTCCCGTTAACCTTACCGCCAGTACACCGGGTGGTAGCTTCGCGGGGGTTGGTGTAGAGGGCAGTACGTTCTACCCCGGTCGTATTCAGGCGGGTGGACCGTATACGATTACGTATTCAGTTACCAGCCAGGGCTGTTCCAGTACGTCTACGCAAAGCATTAGTGTGCTGTCGGCACCTGCCGCCCCCAGTCTCGTTACCCTGAATGGTCAACTTTATGCCGGTAATCAGTCTCGGGCGGAGGTGCCACAGTATTCCGGAACAGTAACGTTGGTGAGCAGTGGGTGTTCCGGTGGCACAATCAGCTGA
- a CDS encoding hypothetical protein (KEGG: pau:PA14_40260 hypothetical protein) translates to MVVKEAPLQFASPVFNCATGQLTLRTTGGNGQPVEYQIPTLSQGWTTTNQFLITAKQAKKGLKLNARQRRGSDMGFDKADLDYDVPSCPGARMATETEPVSELTVSVLGNPVEGKTVIVEIRGAEGFPLHMQLTDITGRLITEQTIERAASVEIPRLLLDDRTSGMLLLQVNTPLKSKSLFKNA, encoded by the coding sequence GTGGTTGTAAAGGAGGCTCCTTTGCAATTTGCGAGCCCAGTATTCAACTGCGCAACGGGGCAACTTACTCTTCGCACAACGGGAGGTAATGGTCAGCCCGTCGAGTATCAGATTCCGACTTTAAGTCAGGGCTGGACGACCACGAATCAATTTCTGATTACGGCAAAACAGGCCAAAAAGGGGTTGAAGTTAAATGCCCGTCAGCGCCGGGGATCAGATATGGGCTTCGATAAGGCTGACCTGGATTACGATGTGCCGTCGTGTCCGGGTGCCCGTATGGCTACTGAGACCGAACCCGTGAGTGAGTTAACGGTAAGCGTGTTGGGCAATCCGGTAGAAGGGAAAACCGTCATTGTGGAGATCCGGGGCGCAGAAGGCTTCCCACTGCATATGCAATTAACCGACATAACCGGTCGGCTCATTACCGAGCAGACGATTGAACGGGCTGCTTCGGTTGAGATACCCCGGCTGCTATTGGACGACCGCACCTCCGGCATGCTGCTGCTTCAGGTCAATACACCGCTTAAGAGTAAGAGCCTGTTTAAAAATGCTTGA
- a CDS encoding transposase IS4 family protein (PFAM: transposase IS4 family protein~KEGG: oan:Oant_2732 transposase IS4 family protein) has product MYPTDLTDSAWQVIQEILADKRKRKYSLRAILNALLYLTKTGCQWRQMPNDLPPWPLCYYYFWKWRNEGTWERLNKSLVERRRQKAKREASPSVGVIDSQSIKCSEWGVVPKGYDGHKKVNGRKRHIIVDTLGLVLVVVVHAANQHDSPAARAVLTRLAGQGYERMNKILADSAYGKKLARWLKRSYGLLLEVVKVSELAGFQVLPMRWKVERTFAWMNWSRRLSKDYECGVNSHESFVYLSNINRMLKHF; this is encoded by the coding sequence ATGTACCCCACAGACCTGACTGATTCCGCTTGGCAAGTTATCCAAGAAATCTTGGCTGACAAGCGTAAACGAAAGTATTCACTTCGTGCGATTCTCAATGCATTACTGTATTTGACCAAAACCGGTTGCCAGTGGCGACAGATGCCCAATGATTTGCCGCCTTGGCCTTTGTGCTACTACTACTTCTGGAAGTGGCGTAACGAGGGGACTTGGGAACGACTCAACAAGTCGTTGGTCGAACGTAGACGACAAAAAGCGAAACGGGAAGCTTCACCCAGCGTGGGCGTCATTGATTCACAGAGCATTAAGTGTAGTGAGTGGGGTGTAGTGCCCAAAGGCTATGATGGCCATAAGAAGGTTAACGGACGTAAGCGGCACATCATCGTGGATACATTAGGCTTGGTTTTAGTAGTCGTAGTTCATGCGGCTAATCAACATGACAGTCCAGCCGCCAGAGCGGTACTAACTCGGTTAGCTGGTCAAGGTTACGAGCGAATGAACAAGATTTTAGCCGATAGTGCGTATGGCAAGAAGTTAGCCCGTTGGCTTAAAAGGTCTTATGGGCTACTCTTGGAAGTGGTAAAGGTGAGCGAGTTAGCCGGTTTTCAAGTCTTGCCCATGCGCTGGAAAGTCGAGCGAACGTTTGCCTGGATGAATTGGTCGAGACGGCTTAGTAAAGACTATGAATGTGGAGTCAATTCGCACGAATCGTTCGTGTATTTGTCCAACATCAACCGGATGCTCAAGCATTTTTAA
- a CDS encoding hypothetical protein (KEGG: bba:Bd1501 hypothetical protein), protein MKKLLISIGILSALSMGFVAMNAYRRVHNTSFGPGEHLEYRVHYGFINAAEAVVDVSPTLYKVNERPCYRVNVDARTLGAFDLVTRIRDTWRSYIDTSAILPQKFYTNLQENSYRKEENITFNHEANTVKAEERTEKDIFKVPDNVHDLISGYYFLRTIDFSKLSSGQVIEVPAFYDDTVYNMKVRYRGKDVVKTKQGKINVIKLNPVLPQNKLIKEEESIRIFVSDDANKVPIKVEVDFFVGSMEMDLKRDGGLKQPLRYYK, encoded by the coding sequence ATGAAGAAGTTACTAATTAGCATCGGTATTTTATCTGCTCTAAGCATGGGCTTTGTGGCTATGAATGCCTATCGTCGTGTGCACAATACCAGTTTTGGTCCGGGCGAGCACCTGGAATATCGGGTACACTATGGCTTTATCAACGCAGCCGAAGCTGTTGTCGATGTAAGTCCTACGCTCTACAAAGTCAATGAGCGCCCCTGTTATCGGGTCAACGTCGACGCCCGGACGCTGGGGGCCTTTGATCTTGTGACGCGCATCCGGGATACCTGGCGGTCGTACATCGATACCTCGGCTATTCTGCCGCAGAAATTTTATACCAACCTTCAGGAAAACAGTTACCGTAAGGAAGAAAACATTACGTTCAACCACGAAGCGAACACGGTGAAAGCTGAAGAGCGCACCGAGAAGGACATTTTTAAAGTGCCCGATAATGTGCACGACCTGATCAGCGGCTACTACTTCCTGCGCACTATTGATTTCAGTAAACTAAGCAGCGGACAGGTCATTGAAGTCCCGGCTTTTTACGACGATACTGTCTATAACATGAAGGTGCGCTACCGGGGCAAAGACGTTGTGAAGACAAAGCAGGGCAAGATCAATGTCATCAAGCTAAACCCGGTTCTGCCGCAGAATAAACTCATCAAGGAAGAAGAATCCATCCGGATTTTCGTTTCCGACGACGCGAACAAGGTACCCATTAAGGTAGAAGTCGACTTTTTTGTCGGCTCCATGGAAATGGACCTCAAACGCGATGGGGGTTTGAAACAGCCGTTGCGCTATTATAAGTAG
- a CDS encoding aminopeptidase (PFAM: aminopeptidase~KEGG: bba:Bd0755 putative aminopeptidase), which produces MVKKIALVFVGVLLALVVWQWELVSYGWMQAKGQVRLLWNTKPVADVLADPAYPDSTKQKIELIREIKRFAIDSLGLDKSGSYESFYDQQGKPILWVVTAAQPYQLVAKQWHFPIIGTFSYKGFFEKDRADTTKAELQRDGLDTRIGEVSAWSTLGFLNDPILSSFLDRPVGSLAELIIHELTHGTLFIKNSLEYNENLADFVGEYGALRFMAQKYGRNSVPYRDYLATKVFYEKYDEHILHGTQVLDSLYKTFKPTTSTIVKDSLKWQTIRQIVVSSDTINTGERSIKKRTAGKLNLPNNAYFIGYLTYRKQQNRFRQEFENRFGGDFKRYLTYLKQTYPSL; this is translated from the coding sequence ATGGTCAAAAAAATTGCTCTTGTCTTTGTAGGGGTTTTGCTGGCGTTGGTTGTCTGGCAATGGGAGCTGGTTAGCTACGGATGGATGCAGGCGAAGGGACAGGTGCGACTTTTGTGGAATACAAAACCCGTAGCCGACGTACTGGCTGACCCGGCCTACCCGGATTCAACAAAACAGAAAATAGAACTAATCCGAGAAATCAAGCGTTTTGCCATCGACTCGCTTGGATTGGATAAGTCCGGTAGTTACGAATCGTTTTATGACCAGCAGGGCAAGCCGATTCTATGGGTAGTTACGGCCGCGCAACCGTATCAACTCGTTGCAAAGCAGTGGCATTTCCCTATAATCGGTACGTTTTCGTACAAAGGCTTTTTTGAAAAAGACCGGGCCGACACGACCAAAGCGGAGTTGCAACGCGACGGTCTGGATACGCGTATCGGAGAAGTATCGGCCTGGTCGACATTAGGATTTTTAAACGATCCGATTCTGTCCAGCTTTCTGGATAGACCGGTCGGAAGCTTGGCCGAGTTGATTATTCATGAACTGACGCATGGTACCTTATTCATAAAAAACAGCCTTGAATACAACGAAAACCTGGCTGATTTTGTAGGCGAATACGGTGCATTACGCTTTATGGCTCAGAAATACGGCAGAAATTCAGTACCCTATCGTGACTATCTGGCCACAAAAGTGTTTTATGAAAAGTACGATGAGCATATATTGCACGGCACCCAAGTGCTCGACAGTTTGTACAAGACATTTAAACCAACCACGTCTACGATAGTCAAAGATTCGTTGAAGTGGCAAACCATCCGGCAGATCGTTGTTTCGTCGGATACCATTAACACCGGCGAACGTTCAATAAAAAAGCGGACTGCCGGAAAACTAAACTTACCGAATAATGCGTATTTCATTGGTTATCTGACCTATCGAAAACAGCAGAATCGGTTTCGGCAGGAATTTGAAAATCGGTTTGGGGGGGATTTCAAACGATACCTGACTTACCTGAAACAAACCTATCCATCCTTATAA
- a CDS encoding isochorismatase hydrolase (PFAM: isochorismatase hydrolase~KEGG: bid:Bind_1386 isochorismatase hydrolase), giving the protein MNSQKTAVVLIEYQNDFTSPGGSLHDAVKGVMDSSNMLDNTLDLVAKAREAGAVIIHSPISFQEGYFEITKHPYGILKGVVDSQSFRKGSWGVEIIDSLAPQPGDIVLEGKRGLDAFASTNLDFILRSKGIETIALGGFLTNCCVESTMRSGYEKGFEVITLTDCTATLSEEEQAFACAKNFPMFSKPMTHTQFLDELTGETIQEVETRGYSA; this is encoded by the coding sequence ATGAATTCGCAAAAAACAGCCGTTGTCCTGATTGAATATCAGAACGATTTTACGTCACCGGGGGGCAGCCTGCACGATGCCGTGAAAGGGGTGATGGACTCATCGAACATGCTGGACAATACCCTCGACCTGGTTGCGAAAGCCCGGGAGGCCGGTGCTGTCATCATCCACTCGCCCATTAGCTTTCAGGAAGGTTATTTTGAGATCACGAAGCATCCGTATGGTATTCTGAAAGGTGTAGTGGATAGCCAGTCGTTTCGCAAAGGTTCGTGGGGCGTGGAGATCATTGATTCGCTGGCACCCCAACCGGGCGATATTGTGCTCGAAGGCAAGCGTGGTTTAGATGCGTTTGCCAGTACCAACCTCGACTTCATTCTCCGCAGCAAAGGCATCGAAACCATTGCGCTGGGTGGCTTCCTGACCAACTGCTGCGTCGAATCGACCATGCGGTCCGGTTACGAAAAAGGGTTCGAGGTGATCACCCTGACCGATTGTACGGCTACCCTTAGTGAAGAAGAACAGGCCTTTGCCTGCGCTAAAAACTTCCCGATGTTCTCCAAGCCGATGACGCATACCCAGTTTCTTGACGAACTAACGGGCGAGACCATTCAGGAAGTTGAAACGCGGGGCTACTCGGCTTAA
- a CDS encoding beta-lactamase (PFAM: beta-lactamase~KEGG: pat:Patl_3606 beta-lactamase), giving the protein MRLLLPILLLTTSLFAQPKPQTFTPVKSPAEAGFSPERLKRLDSWLQGLIDKDIAPNAVTFVAHKGKIVHYKAFGYSNLAKKTPLKRDDIYRIASQSKAITTVTLMTLFEEEKFLLDDPISKYIPAFKNPKVLVSYDKKDPVGGSYDTRPAKGEIMIRQLLSHNAGIPYEHPLDQRPEFKVPFFNSTAPDKLEDVINKLAKRPLLRDPGTDSTGTGFTYGLNIDIIGRLIEVLSGKPFDVAMRERVLEPLGMTDTYFYLPDSKASRLVELYEKPSMDKPLALHPNEAYRNFATSGAKTLFLGGAGLVSTIADYAKICQMLLNGGTFNNKRIIGRKTVEMMLRNQIGAAEVWDRKDKFGLGFQLITEGSHYGDQATPGSYTWGGMYCSEFTIDPKEELVLLIFTNVQPYAYYGDFVKKFRIAVYQALE; this is encoded by the coding sequence ATGCGCCTACTCCTACCTATCCTGCTACTTACGACTTCGCTCTTTGCCCAGCCGAAACCGCAAACCTTTACTCCGGTTAAATCGCCCGCTGAGGCCGGTTTCTCACCCGAACGGCTGAAACGGCTGGACTCCTGGTTGCAGGGATTAATCGATAAAGACATTGCCCCCAATGCCGTAACGTTTGTGGCACACAAAGGGAAAATCGTCCATTACAAAGCCTTCGGGTACAGTAATCTGGCGAAGAAAACACCCCTGAAGCGCGACGATATTTACCGGATTGCCTCGCAGTCGAAAGCCATCACGACGGTTACGCTGATGACCTTGTTTGAAGAAGAGAAGTTTTTGCTCGACGACCCCATCTCCAAATACATTCCAGCCTTTAAGAATCCTAAAGTGCTGGTCAGCTACGATAAAAAAGACCCTGTCGGCGGCAGTTACGATACCCGTCCGGCCAAAGGCGAAATCATGATTCGCCAGTTGCTGAGCCATAACGCGGGGATTCCCTACGAACACCCCCTCGATCAGCGTCCCGAGTTTAAGGTACCATTCTTTAACTCGACGGCCCCCGATAAGCTCGAAGATGTGATCAACAAACTGGCAAAACGCCCCCTGCTGCGTGACCCCGGCACAGACTCTACCGGCACGGGTTTCACCTACGGCCTCAACATCGACATTATTGGGCGGCTTATCGAAGTGCTGTCCGGCAAACCTTTCGATGTTGCCATGCGCGAACGGGTGCTGGAACCACTCGGCATGACCGACACCTATTTTTACCTACCCGACAGCAAAGCCAGTCGGCTTGTGGAGTTGTACGAGAAACCGAGCATGGACAAGCCACTAGCCCTGCACCCAAACGAAGCTTACCGGAACTTTGCTACTTCGGGGGCAAAAACGCTCTTTTTGGGCGGAGCCGGTCTGGTCAGCACTATTGCAGATTATGCGAAGATTTGCCAGATGCTGCTGAATGGCGGCACCTTCAACAACAAGCGCATCATTGGTCGCAAAACCGTCGAGATGATGCTCCGCAACCAGATTGGAGCCGCCGAAGTCTGGGATCGAAAGGATAAATTCGGCCTTGGCTTTCAGCTGATTACCGAAGGTTCTCACTACGGCGATCAGGCTACGCCGGGCTCCTACACCTGGGGCGGCATGTACTGTTCCGAATTTACCATCGACCCGAAAGAGGAGCTTGTTCTCCTGATTTTCACGAACGTACAGCCCTACGCCTATTACGGCGATTTCGTTAAAAAGTTTCGGATAGCCGTTTATCAGGCGTTGGAGTAA
- a CDS encoding acetyltransferase (KEGG: mxa:MXAN_2839 acetyltransferase), translated as MLAITTVQSAADVQGILDLQQANLRKNVPLDVQLDQGFVTVEHDPAVLTRMNQAAPSIIAKDGDKVVGYALTMLPEFGTDIPELLPLFALINSITYRNKPLGEYPYYVMGQVCVADGYRGQRVFDRMYQHHQEVYGNRFQLLITDISANNVRSLKAHARVGFESIHEFHDSTIGETWVVVVWDWQNAARPNAARL; from the coding sequence ATGCTTGCCATCACCACCGTTCAGTCAGCCGCCGATGTGCAGGGTATTCTTGACCTGCAACAGGCTAATCTTCGCAAAAATGTACCCCTCGATGTGCAGCTCGATCAGGGCTTTGTAACGGTTGAACACGACCCCGCCGTGCTGACCCGCATGAACCAGGCAGCCCCCAGCATCATTGCCAAAGACGGCGATAAGGTTGTTGGGTATGCCCTGACCATGCTGCCCGAATTTGGCACCGACATCCCGGAGTTACTGCCCCTGTTTGCGCTCATAAACTCGATTACCTACCGCAACAAACCCCTTGGGGAGTATCCGTACTACGTTATGGGGCAGGTTTGCGTAGCCGACGGTTATCGAGGGCAGCGCGTGTTCGACCGGATGTACCAGCACCACCAGGAGGTCTATGGCAACCGCTTTCAATTGCTGATTACCGACATTTCGGCCAACAATGTCCGCTCGTTAAAAGCCCATGCCCGGGTTGGATTCGAGTCCATTCATGAGTTCCACGATTCGACTATTGGCGAAACCTGGGTGGTGGTGGTCTGGGATTGGCAGAACGCGGCCCGACCGAACGCGGCCCGACTTTAG